GTCGAGCGGTTCCTGACGCTGCCGCGCACCAGCGTGGCCTGGAGCAAGCGGCTGATGGCGCGCGCCTTCGACCTCGACTTCGACGCGTTCCGGCGGCAGATGGAGGCGGGCTTCGCCGAGTGCCTGGCCTCGCCGGAGCACCGGGCGGCCATGGACGAGCTGCGGCATCGCCGGCGAGGCTGAGAGGACGCGCTCCGTGCCCGCGACCCGCCCGGTGCTCCCCACCTCGGTCATCGGCAGCCACGGCCTGCCCGGCTGGCTCTGGCTCGCGCGGGAGGCGCTGCAGGCCGGCCGCCTCGGCGCCACCGACGTGCGCGAGGTCATGGAGGACGCCACGCAGGTGGCCCTGCTGGATCAGGAGCGCGCCGGGCTGGACGTGCTGACCACCGGCGAGATGGGTCGCGTGCGCTTCATCATCGGCTTCTACGACCATCTGCGCGGCATTCGAGCCCTCGAGGAGCCGCGGCGGATCGGCCAGCCCCACTGGGACACCAACACGCCCTTCCAGGTGGTCGAGCGCGTCACCGCGCCCGCCGGCCTCGGCATCGTGGAGGAGTTCAAGATCGCCCGCTCGCTGACGCGGCGGCCGCTGAAGGCGACCGTGCCCGGGCCCTACACCCTGATGTTTCCGCTGCGGGTCGGCGGACCCTATCGCGACCGTGACACGCTGCTCGCCGATCTGGTGGGCATCGTCAACGCGGAGTGCCGCGCGCTGGTCGACGCGGGCGCCGACTTCATCCAGATCGACGAGCCGCACAGCGGCATGTACGCGGGCACCGCGCCGCAGTTCGCCCTCGGCGTGAATCGGGCGGTCGAGGGCGTGCGGGCCAAGATCGCGGTGCACGTCTGCTTCGGTAATCTCTACGGCCGGCCCTTCCAGCCGGTGC
This region of Candidatus Methylomirabilota bacterium genomic DNA includes:
- a CDS encoding cobalamin-independent methionine synthase II family protein — translated: MPATRPVLPTSVIGSHGLPGWLWLAREALQAGRLGATDVREVMEDATQVALLDQERAGLDVLTTGEMGRVRFIIGFYDHLRGIRALEEPRRIGQPHWDTNTPFQVVERVTAPAGLGIVEEFKIARSLTRRPLKATVPGPYTLMFPLRVGGPYRDRDTLLADLVGIVNAECRALVDAGADFIQIDEPHSGMYAGTAPQFALGVNRAVEGVRAKIAVHVCFGNLYGRPFQPVRSYRNVYPALHELTASQIVLEYANRGMDDLPMWKEFPTDKELGAGVIDVKAFKAETAEEVAERIRVLLRYVAPDKLWLNPDCGFWETPRWATRLKMAALVEGTRLVRAEL